In Bombus affinis isolate iyBomAffi1 chromosome 8, iyBomAffi1.2, whole genome shotgun sequence, the following proteins share a genomic window:
- the LOC126919189 gene encoding alpha-ketoglutarate dehydrogenase component 4 isoform X2 — translation MMASKGWKVVKPHVPLIKFRKGGSGRGTATPSVHAGPTMSQKSIGATGPDVVVLPTIEDIYLPPRYQRRPIDEKEIAYINRGG, via the exons ATGATGGCAAGCAAAGGTTGGAAG gTAGTAAAACCACATGTGCCTTTGATTAAATTTCGTAAAGGTGGAAGTGGCAGAG GTACAGCCACACCATCTGTGCATGCAGGGCCGACTATGTCACAAAAAAGTATTGGTGCAACAGGACCTGATGTAGTGGTTTTACCAACAATAGAAGATATTTATCTTCCTCCACGCTATCAAAGACGACCCATTGATGAAAAGGAAATTGCATATATTAAT
- the LOC126919189 gene encoding alpha-ketoglutarate dehydrogenase component 4 isoform X1, with amino-acid sequence MMASKGWKVVKPHVPLIKFRKGGSGRGTATPSVHAGPTMSQKSIGATGPDVVVLPTIEDIYLPPRYQRRPIDEKEIAYINRGGPE; translated from the exons ATGATGGCAAGCAAAGGTTGGAAG gTAGTAAAACCACATGTGCCTTTGATTAAATTTCGTAAAGGTGGAAGTGGCAGAG GTACAGCCACACCATCTGTGCATGCAGGGCCGACTATGTCACAAAAAAGTATTGGTGCAACAGGACCTGATGTAGTGGTTTTACCAACAATAGAAGATATTTATCTTCCTCCACGCTATCAAAGACGACCCATTGATGAAAAGGAAATTGCATATATTAAT AGAGGTGGTCCAGAATAA